Proteins encoded by one window of bacterium:
- a CDS encoding NAD-dependent deacylase, with translation MTEPVFPSKFLSLLKRAERVMISTGAGISTESGIPAFRGQDGLWENFKPEELATPEAFQRNPKKVWEWYDWRRQKISQVEPNDGHRALVEMESIFPRMFLFTQNIDGLHQRAGSKNVQELHGSIWRVRCLKERKTFETFQTPFEQLPPHCECGSLVRPDVVWFGEALPPDILATAWQVAANCDIFFLIGSSATVEPAASFGWIARENGAVVVEINAEITPVTEIANECFLGKSGILLPKLVRALKNHG, from the coding sequence TTGACCGAACCGGTATTTCCATCCAAATTTCTTTCCCTTCTCAAACGAGCTGAACGCGTGATGATCTCTACAGGAGCAGGAATTTCGACAGAAAGCGGAATTCCCGCATTCCGCGGGCAGGATGGCCTTTGGGAGAACTTCAAACCGGAAGAGCTTGCAACACCGGAAGCTTTTCAACGCAATCCGAAGAAGGTGTGGGAATGGTATGACTGGCGCAGGCAGAAGATCAGTCAAGTAGAACCGAACGATGGACATCGCGCTCTGGTTGAGATGGAATCGATCTTTCCCAGAATGTTTCTGTTTACGCAAAACATAGATGGTTTGCATCAACGCGCGGGGAGTAAAAACGTTCAGGAGCTTCATGGAAGTATCTGGAGGGTTCGGTGTTTGAAAGAACGGAAAACGTTTGAGACTTTTCAAACGCCATTCGAACAATTGCCTCCGCATTGCGAGTGCGGGAGTCTGGTCCGTCCGGATGTTGTCTGGTTCGGAGAAGCTCTTCCACCGGACATCTTAGCGACAGCCTGGCAGGTTGCGGCGAATTGCGACATCTTCTTTCTCATTGGATCATCGGCAACTGTAGAACCGGCAGCGTCTTTCGGGTGGATTGCAAGGGAAAATGGCGCAGTTGTGGTCGAAATCAACGCAGAGATTACACCGGTTACTGAAATTGCAAATGAATGTTTTCTGGGGAAATCCGGTATCCTTTTGCCGAAGCTTGTGAGAGCGCTAAAGAATCATGGCTGA
- the larC gene encoding nickel pincer cofactor biosynthesis protein LarC, with amino-acid sequence MAEKILYIEATSGVSGDMLLGALLDAGVPVEVLSEAWTALDIDNYEVEVFQTQKSGMNALRCRVSTQETKGAKTWKQYQLLLENSKLPEKIRQQTLSLVKRLFEIEASIHGSSLQKLHLHEMGGTDLLLDVTGTLSALDYLQPSLIKSSPVNTGCGFLTFSHGRFPIPAPATTKLLEGISVFQNEVEGELTTPTGALLIGSIAKSFGVMPEMKLENTGVGAGEMEIAGHPNVLRIFVGTGAAPEEEIYMVETNLDDSSPQVLAYFMEKAFELGALDVFFTPIFMKKNRPAVRLTLLVSSGLLESMLKLLFSETTAIGLRYWKVDRKTLDRRWSKIQLGKQEIRIKESYLNGTLANYQPEYEDCKKAAERLNTPVKEVIAQAIHKYLSK; translated from the coding sequence ATGGCTGAGAAAATTCTATACATCGAAGCAACTTCCGGAGTTTCCGGCGACATGCTGCTCGGTGCCCTTTTGGACGCAGGCGTTCCGGTCGAAGTGCTCTCCGAAGCATGGACCGCGCTTGACATCGATAACTACGAAGTGGAAGTATTTCAAACGCAAAAAAGCGGGATGAATGCGCTACGATGCCGCGTCTCCACTCAGGAAACAAAAGGAGCGAAAACGTGGAAACAGTACCAATTGCTGCTGGAGAACTCAAAACTGCCGGAAAAGATCCGCCAACAAACGCTTTCTCTCGTGAAACGTCTCTTTGAAATTGAAGCTTCCATCCACGGATCCAGCCTTCAGAAACTACACCTCCACGAAATGGGTGGAACGGACCTGCTGCTGGACGTCACCGGAACGCTCTCTGCTCTGGATTATCTACAGCCTTCTTTGATCAAGTCTTCCCCAGTAAATACAGGCTGCGGCTTCCTCACCTTTTCTCACGGTCGCTTTCCGATTCCAGCTCCCGCAACTACTAAGCTATTAGAAGGAATATCAGTGTTTCAGAATGAAGTGGAAGGAGAATTGACGACACCTACGGGAGCGCTCTTGATCGGCTCGATTGCGAAATCATTCGGTGTGATGCCTGAAATGAAGCTGGAAAATACCGGAGTGGGAGCAGGTGAAATGGAAATTGCGGGCCATCCAAATGTATTGAGGATTTTTGTTGGAACAGGCGCAGCTCCGGAAGAAGAAATTTACATGGTGGAAACGAATCTGGATGATTCTTCTCCTCAAGTTCTCGCTTATTTCATGGAAAAAGCATTTGAACTAGGAGCGCTGGACGTATTCTTTACTCCCATTTTTATGAAAAAGAACCGGCCGGCGGTTCGTTTAACTCTGCTCGTTTCCTCCGGCTTGCTGGAATCAATGTTGAAACTGTTGTTTTCGGAAACAACGGCAATTGGACTTCGCTACTGGAAAGTGGATCGAAAGACTCTGGACCGGCGGTGGAGCAAAATTCAGCTGGGAAAGCAGGAGATCCGCATCAAAGAAAGTTATCTCAACGGCACTCTCGCAAATTATCAGCCCGAATATGAAGACTGCAAGAAAGCCGCCGAAAGGTTGAATACCCCGGTAAAAGAAGTGATCGCGCAAGCGATTCACAAATACTTGTCGAAGTAG
- a CDS encoding serine/threonine protein kinase, with protein sequence MNTIPRKLGRYVVIREIGRGAMGVVYKAHDPVIEREVAIKAIQITFEVTPEEKNVYLNRFYREAKAAGKLSHPNIVTIFDVDEDKETGTPFIVMEFLEGTTISEVAASGILLPLEDVNNMIIQLADALNYAHNEGVVHRDIKAANILVLPGMKVKIMDFGIARLPSSDLTQSGQFIGTPNYMSPEQIDGKSQVDGRSDLFSLGVIFYMLLTGERPFQGDSFNTVSYRIVNVLHVPPRTLNPNVPEPYNAILIKLLAKNPLDRYQTGSELIRDIRNLISITGDIEELREIDPESTASGIASPPPPLPEHREVRAPRESIAASHNLTLSGIGSRRKLASLGILIVLVLALTFGSIFLIRSTSENKEGMPKTPVASNRPDPVAELSRQNAIRIKWDLAMKYVENSMLDKAIKELNDIVRLDPQNQDAKKFLELVVEKKALEEKKKLEPLPPTPVDIVQTPKPAPPKPKIQQVTPVTLQPLPEIKLASLDFEFEHGFPSGSFYIFTNDKLAFEGSLSGEKKKVLIFRNYKGKLTGSLQVPVGQTNVLVHVVCREKGVSASKRITVNVKENGQHSLRIKYNKSPKQLELTWT encoded by the coding sequence ATGAACACAATTCCCAGAAAATTGGGACGCTACGTGGTGATTCGCGAAATCGGCCGCGGAGCAATGGGTGTTGTATACAAGGCTCACGACCCGGTAATTGAAAGGGAAGTCGCGATCAAAGCCATACAGATCACCTTTGAAGTCACGCCTGAAGAAAAGAATGTCTATTTGAATCGTTTTTACAGAGAGGCAAAAGCGGCAGGCAAACTCAGCCATCCCAATATTGTCACCATTTTTGATGTTGATGAAGATAAGGAGACAGGCACTCCTTTCATAGTAATGGAGTTTCTCGAAGGAACCACCATCTCTGAAGTTGCTGCCAGCGGGATTTTGCTGCCACTGGAAGACGTCAACAATATGATCATCCAGCTGGCTGATGCGCTGAACTACGCTCACAACGAAGGGGTCGTCCATCGCGATATCAAAGCCGCCAACATTCTCGTCCTTCCCGGAATGAAAGTGAAAATCATGGATTTCGGTATTGCCCGGCTTCCCAGCTCCGATCTGACGCAAAGCGGACAATTCATCGGCACACCGAATTATATGTCACCCGAACAAATCGATGGGAAATCCCAGGTCGATGGCCGCAGTGATCTTTTTTCTCTTGGTGTTATTTTCTACATGCTTCTGACAGGTGAACGGCCTTTTCAAGGAGACAGCTTCAATACCGTTTCCTATCGCATTGTGAATGTCCTGCATGTGCCGCCGCGCACGTTGAATCCCAATGTTCCGGAGCCGTATAACGCAATCCTGATCAAGCTTCTTGCAAAGAATCCCCTGGACCGGTATCAAACAGGATCTGAGCTGATCCGTGACATTAGAAACTTAATCTCTATCACCGGCGATATTGAAGAACTCCGCGAAATCGATCCGGAATCGACTGCATCCGGCATCGCTTCACCACCACCTCCGTTGCCGGAACATCGGGAAGTTCGCGCGCCACGCGAAAGCATTGCCGCCTCCCATAACCTGACCCTCTCGGGTATCGGAAGCAGACGGAAATTGGCTTCCCTCGGTATCCTGATCGTGCTGGTTCTTGCTTTAACGTTCGGTTCCATTTTCTTAATTCGATCTACCAGTGAGAATAAAGAAGGGATGCCAAAAACACCGGTAGCATCGAACCGGCCGGATCCTGTCGCCGAATTATCCAGACAGAATGCAATCAGAATTAAATGGGATCTTGCCATGAAGTATGTGGAGAACAGCATGCTTGATAAAGCAATCAAAGAGTTAAACGATATCGTGCGGCTCGATCCACAGAATCAGGATGCAAAAAAATTCCTGGAACTTGTGGTAGAGAAAAAAGCACTGGAAGAAAAGAAAAAATTGGAGCCACTCCCTCCAACACCAGTCGATATCGTTCAAACTCCGAAACCTGCGCCGCCGAAACCAAAAATACAGCAGGTCACTCCTGTAACGCTGCAACCACTTCCGGAAATCAAACTGGCTTCTTTAGATTTCGAATTCGAGCATGGATTTCCATCGGGATCTTTTTATATTTTTACAAACGATAAGCTTGCTTTTGAAGGAAGTTTATCCGGAGAAAAAAAGAAAGTGCTTATCTTTCGTAATTATAAAGGAAAGCTCACCGGTTCCTTGCAGGTTCCGGTGGGACAGACCAATGTTCTTGTTCATGTGGTATGCAGAGAAAAAGGTGTTTCCGCTTCCAAAAGAATAACTGTTAACGTAAAAGAAAACGGTCAACATAGTTTGCGTATTAAATACAATAAATCTCCCAAACAGCTCGAATTGACGTGGACCTAA